In Spodoptera frugiperda isolate SF20-4 chromosome 28, AGI-APGP_CSIRO_Sfru_2.0, whole genome shotgun sequence, one genomic interval encodes:
- the LOC118282120 gene encoding phosphoinositide 3-kinase adapter protein 1 isoform X4, whose product MEDKRSETMADTKMEDISILWSSGSPESALWSDYLVASFDKIMSQRARHHYRVTSITAEELLAADAQEKIEKLTKAQLQIVILCPILATKLADLKRDVNGETLFKQDKVLVMLLGVEKNSIISSNCEDYPTIDQWQMMSVREKDTSFVDTFLTAAVGILRTKDCKDTATDKTSFSIVPKKVKIGQSRVIALLNDPIRDEDSIKIMVDKKGEVINIPSFKKRNPYTIQFDIPESCLEVSMLVWVRVSKNGQSLGRRQIKCESRLRELDQLLRASDHPLEFMCQTLGFKTTSKEQLDSWMLNAFQKNIPPHFNLLASTEQFNPKADMSSGEEYPTLLHWAARFGLERLCWQLLECPGGGAAVALRNVRQRTPADLARDHKHYALADVLADHLKINEFSNMYYYLKNMSDNDKEESQDEAKQDELRIVETCDTVDSPIREEHATDPFSEACTQNLEKTIEKSDEFDKKQRPNLKLPKIKEQFYQNEFPIHDNTMDRIQQALEHDYLVQPSNIKVESPKFRPNNLYANSSRLMPQQSDIFLYSPTEESKTFNIDTPTSDISQINLNTKDVRSSGSVKSGKESCPLTGQEELAEIINDFKNNVFTISEVEKLVMEWKNRNETQQSLKEKQEQLNKMREEYDRIQLKIKDNMKRPTPFERVKKMFSKSKNKHHHQHENNNGTIEKRNGNTRPNSSLSESSSSSGRLSTVSGGSVAETNSVQSEIDDKARSIISSSTLTMHSACDGENRMDDYLIPPPPRPLNGCPQFTTFGHPKHDNRNQHMATIVERETSASRETLDCDADTRNGTHLRLNFGSRDRSLPTSRCDDRDGAHMYMNISATHT is encoded by the exons ATGGAGGATAAAAGGAGCGAAACAATGGCTGACACAA aAATGGAAGACATATCAATACTGTGGAGCTCGGGATCTCCCGAGAGCGCGCTGTGGTCAGACTACTTGGTCGCAAGCTTTGATAAGATTATGTCGCAGCGAGCTAGACATCATTACAG ggTAACATCAATAACCGCAGAAGAGTTACTCGCCGCAGATGCTCAAGAGAAAATAGAGAAGTTGACAAAAGCACAGTTACAAATAGTGATCCTGTGCCCAATACTTGCTACCAAGTTGGCAGATTTGAAAAGAGACGTCAACGGCGAGACTCTGTTCAAACAGGACAAGGTGCTGGTTATGTTGCTTGGAGTCGAGAAGAACTCTATCATATCCAGCAATTGTGAAG ATTACCCGACTATCGACCAGTGGCAAATGATGTCTGTGCGAGAGAAAGACACATCTTTCGTGGACACATTCCTAACGGCCGCAGTCGGGATCCTACGCACCAAAGATTGCAAAGACACCGCAACAGATAAAACTAGTTTTTCTATCGTCCCGAAGAAGGTTAAAATT GGACAAAGTCGAGTGATAGCGCTCCTCAACGACCCCATTAGAGACGAAGACAGCATAAAGATAATGGTGGACAAGAAAGGCGAGGTCATCAACATACCCAGCTTCAAAAAGAGGAATCCATACACGATTCAATTCGATATTCCAG AGTCCTGTTTAGAAGTGTCCATGCTCGTATGGGTGCGTGTGAGCAAAAATGGTCAATCCCTAGGACGGAGGCAAATAAAATGCGAAAGTAGACTTCGGGAATTAGATCAACTGTTGAGAGCATCTGATCATCCTCTGGAATTCATGTGTCAA ACCCTGGGTTTCAAAACAACAAGCAAAGAACAGCTAGACAGTTGGATGCTGAACGCGTTCCAAAAGAACATACCGCCACATTTCAACCTCCTAGCGTCCACTGAACAGTTCAACCCGAAAGCTGACATGTCCA gtggCGAAGAATACCCTACACTACTACATTGGGCGGCCAGGTTTGGCCTGGAGCGTCTATGCTGGCAGCTACTGGAGTGTCCCGGCGGTGGCGCTGCCGTCGCATTGCGCAACGTGCGCCAGCGCACGCCGGCCGACCTCGCCCGGGACCACAAACACTACGCACTTGCCGACGTACTCGCCGACCACCTT aaaataaatgaattctCCAACATGTATTATTATCTCAAAAATATGTCGGATAACGACAAAGAAGAAAGCCAAGACGAAGCTAAACAAGACGAGCTACGGATTGTAGAAACATGTGACACTGTCGACTCACCAATACGAGAAGAACACGCAACCGATCCATTCAGCGAAGCATGCACACAGAACTTAGAGAAAACTATCGAAAAGTCAGACGAATTCGACAAAAAGCAACGGCCAAATCTGAAGCTTCCGAAAATTAAAGAACAGTTCTACCAAAACGAATTTCCCATCCATGATAACACTATGGACAGAATCCAACAAGCCCTCGAACACGACTATTTAGTTCAACCTTCCAATATTAAAGTAGAAAGCCCTAAGTTCAGACCAAATAACTTGTACGCGAATAGTTCGCGACTGATGCCGCAACAGTCCGACATATTCCTGTACTCGCCCACCGAAGAATCAAAGACTTTTAACATTGACACTCCTACTAGTGATATAAgccaaataaatctaaataccAAAGACGTCCGAAGCAGCGGTAGTGTTAAATCAGGGAAAGAAAGTTGTCCCTTGACCGGTCAGGAGGAGTTAGCAGAAATAATAAATGacttcaaaaataatgtttttacgATATCAGAAGTAGAGAAATTGGTGATGGAATGGAAGAACAGGAATGAGACGCAACAGTCTCTCAAAGAGAAGCAGGAACAGTTGAACAAGATGAGAGAAGAGTACGATAGGATCCAACTGAAAATTAAAGACAACATGAAGAGGCCCACGCCGTTCGAAAGGGTTAAGAAAATGTTTTCCAAGAGCAAAAACAAAC aCCACCACCAACATGAAAACAACAATGGAACAATTGAAAAACGAAATGGAAATACTCGACCAAATAGCAGTTTGAGTGAAA GTTCATCATCATCTGGGCGCCTAAGTACAGTCAGTGGAGGTAGCGTGGCTGAGACCAACAGCGTCCAATCTGAGATTGATGACAAGGCTCGGTCTATT ATTTCATCCAGCACGTTGACGATGCACTCTGCGTGTGACGGTGAGAACAGAATGGACGACTACTTGATCCCACCACCTCCACGCCCACTGAATGGATGCCCGCAGTTCACCACATTTGGACACCCTAAACATGATAACag AAACCAGCACATGGCGACGATAGTCGAGCGTGAAACGTCAGCGTCTCGGGAGACGCTCGACTGCGACGCAGACACACGCAACGGCACACACTTGCGACTAAACTTCGGGTCGCGCGACCGATCGCTGCCGACTAGTCGCTGCGACGACCGCGACGGCGCCCACATGTACATGAACATATCTGCCACTCAcacgtaa